The following proteins are encoded in a genomic region of Pikeienuella piscinae:
- a CDS encoding APC family permease: protein MSLNEATTGAGEAPGLHRAIGWGQAFWLASGVPALVLFSIGGIAATIGNPSWVVWILSVSFGFIQAFVYAEIAGLFPSKSGGASVYGAAAWVRYGKMIAPLSVWCNWLAWTPVLAIGGGLAAGYILTVFFDADSAVRAWEITLLDLGSLKEGLTLRIDATFLLGALILLAVFAIQHGGVLRAAKFQMIVGIAVVVPLLIVGIVPLISGDVLASNLLPLKPLAFGPDGAVTEGVWDIPGWTLFLGGLFIAAWSAYAFETAICYTSEFRNPASDTSKAILGAGLLCILVYTLVPLTFQGVLGVDGMLQDGIVDGSAVAGAMAGMVGGGSFIFGLMVIMLILALLLAVMTSMAGSSRTLYQGSVDGWLPRYLGRANEHGAPTHAMWTDFAFNLILLMMSDYLFVLAVSNCCYLIFNFLNLNAGWIHRIDSAETKRPWRCPTPIMAVAVLLSFVNALLLGAGANVWGEGTLMSGVIAAALILPVFAFRHYVQDKGVFPKQMLLDLHVSSRDLSIRRAGVKPYLALAAGIAVAVFGNMVFHL, encoded by the coding sequence ATGAGCTTGAACGAAGCGACGACAGGTGCGGGAGAAGCGCCGGGGCTTCATCGCGCGATCGGCTGGGGCCAGGCGTTCTGGCTGGCGAGCGGGGTGCCGGCGCTGGTCCTGTTTTCGATCGGCGGGATCGCGGCGACGATCGGCAACCCGTCATGGGTCGTCTGGATCCTGTCGGTGTCATTCGGCTTCATCCAGGCTTTTGTCTACGCGGAGATCGCGGGGCTTTTCCCCTCGAAGAGCGGCGGCGCCTCGGTCTACGGCGCGGCGGCGTGGGTGCGTTATGGCAAGATGATCGCGCCGCTCTCGGTCTGGTGCAACTGGCTGGCCTGGACGCCGGTGCTGGCGATCGGCGGCGGACTCGCGGCGGGGTATATCCTGACCGTCTTCTTCGACGCGGATTCCGCGGTGCGGGCGTGGGAGATCACGTTGCTCGATCTCGGCTCGCTGAAAGAGGGCCTGACGCTGCGGATCGACGCGACCTTCCTTCTTGGCGCGCTGATCCTGCTGGCCGTTTTCGCCATTCAGCATGGCGGCGTGCTCAGGGCGGCGAAATTCCAGATGATCGTCGGAATCGCGGTGGTCGTGCCGTTGCTGATCGTCGGCATCGTGCCGCTGATCTCCGGCGATGTGCTGGCGTCGAACCTCCTGCCGCTGAAACCGCTCGCCTTCGGACCCGACGGCGCGGTGACCGAAGGGGTCTGGGACATTCCGGGCTGGACGCTATTCCTCGGCGGTCTCTTCATCGCGGCGTGGTCGGCCTACGCCTTCGAGACGGCGATCTGCTACACGTCGGAATTCCGCAACCCGGCGTCCGACACCAGCAAGGCGATCCTGGGCGCCGGGCTGCTCTGCATCCTCGTCTACACGCTGGTTCCGCTGACCTTTCAGGGCGTACTCGGCGTCGACGGCATGTTGCAGGACGGCATCGTCGACGGCTCCGCGGTGGCGGGCGCGATGGCGGGGATGGTCGGCGGCGGCTCGTTCATCTTCGGGCTGATGGTGATCATGCTCATCCTCGCGCTTCTGCTCGCGGTGATGACGTCGATGGCGGGGTCCTCGCGCACGCTCTATCAGGGGTCGGTGGACGGCTGGCTGCCGCGCTATCTCGGCAGGGCCAACGAGCACGGCGCGCCGACGCACGCGATGTGGACCGACTTCGCCTTCAACCTCATCCTGCTGATGATGTCGGATTACCTCTTCGTGCTGGCGGTCTCCAACTGCTGTTACCTGATCTTCAACTTCCTGAACCTGAACGCGGGCTGGATTCACCGGATCGACAGCGCCGAGACGAAACGGCCCTGGCGCTGCCCGACACCGATCATGGCGGTCGCGGTGCTGCTTTCCTTCGTCAACGCGCTGCTGCTCGGCGCCGGCGCGAATGTCTGGGGCGAGGGCACGCTGATGTCGGGCGTCATCGCCGCGGCGCTGATCCTGCCGGTGTTCGCCTTCCGCCATTACGTTCAGGACAAGGGCGTCTTTCCAAAGCAGATGCTGCTCGACCTTCATGTATCGTCGCGCGACCTCAGCATTCGACGGGCGGGCGTGAAACCTTACCTGGCGCTGGCGGCGGGTATCGCCGTCGCCGTCTTCGGCAACATGGTGTTCCACCTGTGA